A stretch of Brassica rapa cultivar Chiifu-401-42 chromosome A08, CAAS_Brap_v3.01, whole genome shotgun sequence DNA encodes these proteins:
- the LOC103832876 gene encoding 7-dehydrocholesterol reductase encodes MAATVHSPIVTYASMLSLLAFCPPFVILLWYTMVHQEGSVVQTGSFLWENGVQGLINIWPRPTAIAWKIIFCYGAFEAALQLLLPGKRVEGPISPTGNRPVYKANGMAAYFVTLATYLGLWWFGIFNPAIVYDHLGEIFSALIFGSLVFCVLLYIKGHVAPSSSDSGSCGNLIIDFYWGMELYPRIGKNFDIKVFTNCRFGMMSWAVLAVTYCIKQYEINGKVSDSMLVNTILMLVYVTKFFWWEAGYWNTMDIAHDRAGFYICWGCLVWVPSIYTSPGMYLVNHPVQLGTQLAIYILVAGCLCIYINYDCDRQRQEFRRTNGKCSVWGKAPSKIVATYTTTAGETKTSLLLTSGWWGLARHFHYVPEISSAFFWTVPALFNNFLPYFYVIFLTILLFDRAKRDDDRCRSKYGKYWKLYCEKVKYRIIPGIY; translated from the exons atggcggCGACTGTGCATTCTCCGATCGTGACTTACGCATCGATGCTATCGCTACTCGCTTTCTGCCCTCCTTTCGTCATCCTCCT ATGGTACACGATGGTTCATCAGGAAGGTTCTGTTGTTCAGACCGGTAGCTTCTTGTGGGAGAATGGAGTTCAAGGGCTCATCAACATATGGCCAAGACCCACCGCCATCGCTTGGAAGATCATCTTTTGCTACGGAGCATTTGAGGCTGCTCTTCAGCTGCTACTCCCTGGTAAAAGAGTTGAAGGTCCCATTTCTCCTACGGGGAACCGACCGGTTTACAAG GCCAATGGTATGGCTGCCTATTTTGTGACACTAGCCACCTATCTTGGTCTTTGGTG GTTTGGGATATTCAACCCTGCAATTGTCTATGATCATTTGGGGGAAATATTTTCGGCACTAATATTTGGAAGCCTTGTGTTCTGTGTTTTGTTATACATTAAG GGTCATGTTGCACCTTCATCAAGTGATTCTGGTTCATGTGGTAACCTGATTATCGACTTCTATTGG GGCATGGAGTTGTACCCTCGGATTGGTAAGAACTTTGACATCAAAGTTTTTACTAATTGCAGATTCGGTATGATGTCTTGGGCTGTTCTTGCCGTCACGTACTGCATTAAACAG TATGAAATAAACGGGAAAGTATCTGATTCAATGTTGGTGAACACCATCCTGATGCTGGTCTATGTCACCAAGTTTTTCTGGTGGGAAGCGGGTTACTGGAACACCATGGACATCGCACATGACCGAG ctGGATTCTATATTTGCTGGGGTTGTCTGGTGTGGGTGCCTTCTATTTATACCTCTCCAGGCATGTACCTTGTGAACCACCCAGTCCAACTTGGAACTCAG TTGGCTATATACATTTTGGTGGCGGGATGCCTTTGCATTTACATAAACTATGACTGCGATAGACAAAGGCAAGAGTTCAGGAGGACAAACGGGAAATGCTCGGTTTGGGGCAAAGCCCCATCAAAG ATTGTGGCGACATATACGACAACAGCTGGTGAAACTAAAACCAGTCTTCTCTTAACCTCTGGATG GTGGGGATTGGCTCGTCATTTCCATTATGTTCCTGAGATCTCAAGTGCTTTCTTCTGGACCGTACCGGCTCTCTTTAATAAC TTCTTGCCTTACTTCTACGTCATATTCCTCACCATTCTTCTCTTTGATCGAGCCAAGAGAGACGATGACCGATGCCGATCAAA GTATGGAAAGTACTGGAAGCTGTACTGCGAGAAAGTCAAATACAGGATCATTCCGGGAATCTATTGA
- the LOC103832873 gene encoding chaperone protein dnaJ 2-like, giving the protein MTLRFTSTSSSSPIEKQRNRVFKELAQAYEVLSEAEKREIYDLYGEDALKEGMGGGGGGHDPFDIFSSFFGGGGGGQPFGGGRSRGKRQRRGEDVVHPLKVSLEDLYLGTTKKLSLSRKALCSKCNGEDDIHKSIKYNVWSSTSNGNKKLNAAYNKAAGDKSSCPVFLIFSVNTSGQFVGLAEMV; this is encoded by the exons ATGACGCTTCGCTTCACCTCTACCAGTTCGTCTTCTCCAATTGAAAAGCAAAGAAACCGAGTA TTCAAGGAGCTAGCTCAGGCTTATGAGGTTCTCAGCGAAGCGGAGAAGCGTGAGATCTATGATCTGTACGGTGAGGATGCGCTCAAGGAAGGAATGGGTGGTGGAGGCGGTGGTCATGACCCCTTTGATATCTTCTCCTCTTtctttggtggtggtggtggtggacagCCTTTCGGAG gTGGCAGGAGCCGTGGAAAGAGGCAGAGGCGTGGTGAAGATGTTGTTCACCCTCTGAAGGTTTCCCTTGAGGATCTTTATCTCGGGACAACGAAGAAGCTCTCGCTTTCTAGGAAGGCTTTGTGCTCAAAGTGTAACGG CGAAGATGATATTCACAAAAGCATCAAATATAATGTGTGGTCCAGTACCTCTAATGGCAACAAGAAGCTTAACGCTGCGTATAACAAAGCAGCGGGAGACAAGTCCTCCTGCCCTGTTTTTCTCATCTTCTCT gtAAACACAAGTGGGCAGTTTGTTGGTTTAGCGGAGATGGTATGA